From the genome of Sulfurovum sp. NBC37-1, one region includes:
- the aat gene encoding leucyl/phenylalanyl-tRNA--protein transferase has translation MASMFDEGEYLIPPLSSYSYNFPNPRFASDEGLLAYGGDLSSSRLLTAYRKGIFPWYNEGDPILWWSPDPRLLLYPGKFKVRKSFRRVLRSSRYTVTFDKAFSDVIRHCATVYRQGQDHTWIIPEMQEAYIRLHEEGFAHSVEVYREGELVGGLYGLAMGKAFFGESMFSLASDASKVAFKALSDVLGAKGYDFIDCQMKTDHMVGLGAEVVERNRYLDELESALEKPSDLGSWQHFRWTYPYKEEEW, from the coding sequence ATGGCTTCTATGTTTGATGAGGGGGAATACCTGATTCCCCCACTGAGTAGCTACTCTTACAATTTTCCCAACCCCCGTTTTGCATCGGATGAGGGGCTTCTGGCCTATGGCGGAGATCTCTCTTCTTCCCGTCTTTTGACAGCGTACAGAAAGGGTATTTTCCCCTGGTACAACGAAGGCGATCCTATTCTCTGGTGGTCTCCCGATCCACGACTGTTGCTTTACCCCGGAAAATTCAAAGTAAGAAAATCATTTCGAAGAGTGCTGCGGAGCAGTAGGTATACGGTAACGTTCGACAAAGCGTTCTCCGATGTGATACGCCACTGCGCCACCGTATATCGTCAAGGACAGGACCATACCTGGATCATACCGGAGATGCAGGAGGCTTACATCAGGCTACATGAAGAGGGTTTTGCCCACAGTGTGGAGGTTTACAGAGAGGGAGAACTCGTCGGAGGTCTCTATGGGCTGGCTATGGGAAAGGCTTTTTTCGGGGAATCGATGTTCTCTCTGGCATCCGATGCTTCCAAGGTCGCTTTCAAAGCACTAAGTGATGTTTTAGGCGCTAAAGGTTATGATTTTATAGACTGCCAGATGAAAACGGACCATATGGTCGGACTGGGTGCCGAGGTTGTCGAGAGGAACAGGTATCTCGATGAACTCGAATCGGCACTCGAAAAGCCAAGTGATCTGGGAAGCTGGCAGCATTTTAGATGGACTTATCCATACAAGGAAGAGGAATGGTAG
- the clpA gene encoding ATP-dependent Clp protease ATP-binding subunit ClpA yields MISIALNDVFKNAVKYAKENRHEYLTVEHVFLSVVRSEEGIEILSTLDANLEILEEGIVEHIHKTIPSLKEAVEPFETVALSRAINDMMTHIHSAGRTEASIGDMLAAIFMQEHSYAVYLMKKEGIARVDILEVISHNREDHAQTETDKSAKEETVLEQFTMELVALAKTGKIDPVVGRVDEINRVMQTLCRRKKNNPLLVGEPGVGKTAIAEGLALKISEGDVPDVIKDAKVYALDMGALIAGTKYRGDFEKRLKGIINELSQMDDAILFIDEIHTMVGAGATSGGSMDASNLLKPALARGDLKCIGATTYAEYRNFFDKDKALSRRFAKIDVEEPSVEDTFTILKGVQHKYEDHHNIKFTDEALQSAIDLSVKYLHDRFLPDKAMDIIDEVGAHFMLKGAEGVIVKPKDIEESVAKMMKLPSTVIGTDDTKKLKTLEKDLSAHIIGQNEAIEELATAIKRSYAGLNAPNRPIGSFLFVGPTGVGKTALATQLAETMHVHFERIDMSEYMEAHTISRLVGAPPGYVGYEQGGLLTEMIKKHPHTVLLLDEIEKAHPDIMNILLQVMDGAKLTDNNGVVSDFKNVILIMTSNIGTKEANVMGFNKDNSMKTDKALKAFFAPEFMNRLSAVVEFNTLDLETLVSIVDVELDKLNLMLKPKNIKVKVSKKAKEYLANEGYDERYGARHIARVIDEKIKEALTEEILFGRLKKGGLVKVGLKNGKLTFEFSK; encoded by the coding sequence ATGATTAGTATAGCACTCAATGATGTATTTAAAAATGCCGTAAAATATGCCAAAGAGAACAGACATGAGTACCTGACAGTGGAGCATGTCTTCCTCTCTGTGGTCAGAAGCGAAGAGGGGATAGAGATACTTTCTACACTCGATGCAAATCTTGAAATACTCGAAGAAGGGATCGTGGAACATATCCACAAGACCATTCCTTCACTGAAAGAGGCGGTGGAGCCTTTTGAGACCGTGGCGCTTTCAAGGGCGATCAACGATATGATGACACATATCCACTCTGCGGGGAGGACGGAAGCAAGCATAGGGGATATGCTTGCGGCGATCTTCATGCAGGAGCACTCCTATGCGGTCTATCTGATGAAAAAAGAAGGGATCGCCCGTGTGGATATACTGGAGGTGATCTCCCACAACAGAGAAGATCATGCCCAGACTGAAACGGACAAATCTGCCAAAGAAGAAACTGTTCTGGAGCAGTTTACAATGGAGCTTGTGGCTCTGGCAAAAACCGGGAAGATAGACCCTGTGGTCGGACGCGTGGATGAAATAAACCGTGTGATGCAGACCCTTTGCCGCCGCAAGAAGAACAACCCGCTGCTCGTCGGGGAACCGGGAGTGGGTAAAACGGCCATTGCGGAAGGCCTGGCACTGAAAATCTCCGAGGGAGATGTTCCTGATGTCATCAAGGATGCAAAGGTCTACGCCTTGGATATGGGTGCCCTGATCGCCGGGACCAAATACCGGGGTGATTTCGAGAAACGCCTCAAAGGGATCATCAATGAGTTGAGTCAGATGGATGATGCCATTCTCTTCATCGATGAGATCCATACCATGGTTGGTGCAGGAGCGACAAGTGGAGGCAGTATGGATGCAAGCAACCTGCTTAAGCCGGCATTGGCAAGAGGGGACCTCAAGTGTATCGGCGCAACGACTTATGCGGAGTACAGGAATTTTTTCGACAAAGACAAGGCACTCAGCCGAAGATTTGCCAAGATAGATGTGGAGGAGCCAAGCGTGGAAGATACCTTTACCATCCTCAAAGGAGTACAGCATAAATATGAGGATCATCACAATATCAAGTTCACCGACGAAGCGCTACAGTCGGCGATCGATCTTTCCGTGAAATATCTGCATGACAGATTCCTCCCGGACAAAGCAATGGATATCATTGATGAGGTGGGGGCGCATTTCATGCTCAAAGGTGCGGAGGGTGTTATTGTCAAGCCCAAAGACATAGAAGAGAGTGTCGCCAAGATGATGAAGCTGCCCTCCACGGTTATCGGCACGGATGATACGAAGAAGCTCAAGACCCTTGAAAAAGACCTTTCTGCGCATATCATCGGGCAGAATGAGGCGATTGAAGAGCTGGCAACGGCGATCAAACGATCCTATGCGGGGTTGAATGCGCCCAATCGTCCTATCGGATCGTTTCTTTTTGTAGGCCCTACTGGTGTTGGAAAGACCGCGCTGGCGACACAGTTGGCCGAGACAATGCATGTGCATTTTGAGCGTATCGATATGAGTGAATATATGGAAGCGCATACCATCAGCCGCCTGGTCGGTGCACCTCCGGGCTATGTCGGGTATGAACAGGGCGGACTGCTTACAGAGATGATCAAGAAACATCCTCATACCGTACTGCTGCTTGATGAGATAGAAAAAGCACATCCGGATATTATGAACATTCTGCTTCAGGTGATGGATGGTGCCAAACTGACGGACAACAACGGTGTGGTGAGTGACTTCAAGAATGTCATTCTCATCATGACTTCCAATATCGGTACCAAAGAAGCCAATGTGATGGGCTTCAACAAAGACAATTCGATGAAAACGGACAAAGCACTCAAAGCCTTTTTCGCTCCTGAGTTCATGAACCGTTTGAGTGCTGTGGTGGAGTTCAATACGCTTGATCTTGAGACACTGGTCTCCATTGTGGATGTGGAGCTTGATAAGCTCAACCTTATGCTCAAACCGAAGAATATCAAAGTGAAAGTAAGCAAAAAAGCCAAAGAGTATCTGGCAAATGAAGGATATGATGAACGTTACGGTGCAAGACACATCGCCCGTGTGATCGACGAGAAGATCAAAGAGGCATTGACAGAAGAGATACTGTTCGGGAGACTGAAAAAAGGCGGCTTGGTCAAGGTTGGTCTTAAAAATGGAAAACTTACATTTGAATTTTCCAAATAA
- the clpS gene encoding ATP-dependent Clp protease adapter ClpS, with amino-acid sequence MPKFEVESDVELELWEPQMYKVLLHNDDYTSMDFVVEVLTSIFHKTQEQAVQIMLQIHEKGKAICGVYSFEIAQTKAEQVKQLAKKNEFPLLATIEEDA; translated from the coding sequence ATGCCAAAGTTTGAAGTTGAGTCGGATGTAGAGTTGGAACTATGGGAACCGCAGATGTACAAGGTACTGCTGCACAACGATGATTATACCAGTATGGATTTTGTGGTGGAAGTATTGACTTCGATCTTCCATAAGACCCAGGAGCAGGCGGTACAGATCATGCTGCAGATACATGAAAAAGGAAAAGCGATCTGCGGTGTGTACAGCTTTGAGATCGCCCAGACCAAAGCGGAACAGGTCAAGCAGCTCGCGAAGAAGAATGAGTTTCCGCTATTGGCTACAATAGAAGAAGATGCATAA
- the bioD gene encoding dethiobiotin synthase: MSSLFITATGTNVGKTHTTLKLLDALAAKGRSVGVFKPIETGVLDSAPDATILLESCRKVNRNFEGLKTEDITAYTFPLPAAPFCADTNHKIRIDRILEKYHQLSQLCDILLVEGAGGLMVPVTRDFFMIDLIKELQTRVLLVTPGRLGCINDTLLSMEALKSRNIAFDWCINLYEDAESFTEVTQPFYDAVFPAWWSDKEGMEKFARSL, from the coding sequence GTGTCATCCCTTTTTATCACTGCAACCGGTACCAATGTGGGCAAAACACACACCACACTCAAGCTCCTTGATGCACTAGCGGCCAAAGGCCGGTCAGTCGGTGTCTTCAAGCCTATCGAAACAGGTGTGTTAGACAGTGCTCCTGACGCCACTATACTACTTGAATCTTGCCGAAAGGTTAACAGGAATTTCGAAGGTCTTAAAACAGAAGATATCACAGCCTATACCTTCCCACTTCCCGCTGCACCGTTCTGCGCCGATACCAACCATAAGATACGTATAGACCGTATCCTCGAAAAATATCATCAACTTTCACAGCTTTGCGACATCCTGCTTGTCGAGGGAGCCGGTGGGCTGATGGTCCCAGTCACAAGAGACTTTTTTATGATAGATCTCATCAAAGAACTGCAAACCAGAGTACTTCTTGTCACTCCCGGCAGACTGGGATGTATCAATGATACCCTTCTCTCCATGGAAGCATTAAAGTCCCGTAATATAGCATTTGACTGGTGTATAAACCTCTATGAGGATGCAGAAAGTTTTACAGAAGTCACACAACCCTTTTATGATGCGGTTTTTCCAGCGTGGTGGAGTGACAAAGAAGGGATGGAGAAGTTTGCCAGATCCCTATAG
- a CDS encoding aspartate carbamoyltransferase catalytic subunit — MQHLVDTSNFSDAQIVQLLHDAKTFKAQRPPQLLRDKLIITLFFEASTRTRSSFEVAAKRLGAAVVHLDPSRSSTKKGESLEDTFANLCAMDPDGVIIRHEENEAPGILADMQMTSVINAGAGNYAHPTQALLDLFTLMEHFEGNIEGKTIAIVGDIISSRVASSGIRLLRRMGMNVILVAPEPFMPQSDLPQYENLEDVLDKVDVIMSLRAQLERHASPIFDDYNEYARHYCITEERLGDRNILILHPGPVMRNIDISDEILEDPRCKVLTQVKNGVYMRMAILKLLLLDSNN; from the coding sequence ATGCAACATCTTGTCGATACCAGCAATTTTTCCGACGCCCAGATAGTCCAACTGCTTCATGATGCCAAAACCTTTAAAGCACAACGTCCTCCCCAACTGCTCAGGGACAAACTGATCATCACCCTCTTTTTCGAAGCTTCGACACGTACCAGGAGCTCTTTTGAAGTCGCCGCAAAACGTCTGGGTGCTGCTGTGGTGCATCTTGACCCCAGCAGAAGCTCAACCAAAAAAGGGGAATCTCTCGAAGACACCTTTGCAAACCTTTGCGCAATGGATCCTGATGGGGTCATCATCCGCCATGAGGAGAATGAGGCACCGGGCATTCTTGCCGATATGCAAATGACTTCAGTCATCAATGCCGGTGCGGGGAATTATGCCCATCCTACCCAGGCACTGCTCGACCTTTTCACACTGATGGAACACTTTGAAGGAAACATAGAAGGAAAGACCATCGCCATTGTCGGAGATATCATCAGTTCCAGGGTGGCAAGTTCAGGTATCCGTCTGCTGAGACGTATGGGAATGAACGTCATCCTCGTCGCACCTGAACCTTTCATGCCGCAAAGCGACCTGCCACAGTATGAGAATCTTGAAGATGTCCTTGACAAAGTCGATGTCATCATGAGCCTGCGAGCCCAGCTTGAAAGGCATGCTTCCCCGATCTTCGACGACTATAACGAATATGCAAGACATTACTGCATCACAGAAGAACGCCTCGGTGACCGCAATATTCTGATCCTCCACCCGGGACCCGTTATGCGGAACATCGACATTTCCGACGAAATACTCGAAGACCCCAGATGCAAAGTGCTCACACAGGTAAAAAACGGTGTCTACATGAGAATGGCAATCCTGAAATTATTGCTGTTGGACAGCAATAATTAG
- a CDS encoding aminodeoxychorismate synthase component I: MWLNSKDGFSRINQLGQNRIPFLFIISYDKTKIFTQPLETLDSDIFYKLQDWRNYPVKKRVREFTFSKTPVDFPTYRNSMEKILEEIRSGNTYLLNLTFRTPIESSFTLKEIFTYARAKFKLYFKDKFICFSPEMFVEIEGNTIATYPMKGTIDTDIPDAEHRILNDEKEMAEHIMIVDLMRNDLGIIGTNVKVEKFRYVDKIKAGEKELFQVSSKITATLPEGWKNNLGTLLSGILPAGSITGTPKKSTVGIINDIENYERGFYTGVFGIFDGESLRSGVMIRFIEKEDNRLFYKSGGGITLDSDAKREYEELIDKVYLPL, encoded by the coding sequence GTGTGGCTGAATTCAAAAGACGGTTTTTCCCGAATCAATCAATTAGGCCAAAACCGCATCCCCTTCCTTTTCATCATCTCCTACGATAAAACAAAGATCTTCACCCAGCCTCTCGAAACACTTGACAGCGATATATTCTACAAACTGCAGGACTGGAGAAACTACCCGGTTAAAAAAAGAGTTAGAGAGTTTACTTTCTCCAAAACACCTGTAGATTTCCCCACCTACAGGAACAGTATGGAAAAAATACTTGAAGAGATACGTTCGGGCAATACCTATCTGCTGAACCTTACCTTCAGAACACCCATAGAGAGCAGCTTCACCCTCAAAGAGATCTTTACCTATGCCAGAGCAAAATTCAAGCTCTACTTCAAAGATAAGTTTATCTGCTTCTCTCCCGAAATGTTCGTAGAAATAGAAGGAAACACCATCGCCACTTACCCGATGAAAGGAACAATAGATACCGATATACCCGATGCGGAACACCGTATCCTGAACGATGAGAAAGAGATGGCGGAGCATATCATGATCGTCGATCTGATGCGTAACGACCTCGGGATTATCGGAACTAATGTCAAGGTAGAGAAGTTCCGTTATGTCGACAAGATCAAAGCAGGAGAGAAGGAACTGTTCCAGGTCAGCTCAAAAATCACCGCAACACTTCCTGAAGGATGGAAAAACAATTTGGGTACTCTACTTTCAGGTATCCTTCCAGCCGGCTCTATTACCGGTACCCCGAAAAAATCCACGGTTGGGATTATTAATGATATTGAAAATTATGAACGCGGATTCTATACCGGAGTCTTTGGTATTTTTGACGGTGAATCCCTGCGTTCAGGGGTCATGATACGTTTCATCGAAAAAGAGGACAACAGACTCTTCTACAAAAGCGGCGGCGGTATTACTCTGGATTCCGATGCCAAAAGAGAGTATGAGGAGCTGATAGACAAAGTCTATCTTCCCCTGTAG
- a CDS encoding rhomboid family intramembrane serine protease, which produces MKEFLRYKVTYSIIAINSVVYLFSAFFSGSITDMDMQVLVDMGALYGPLTVLKGEWWRLFTAMFLHGGMTHILMNMVSLYIIGRGMEMYFDTKSYLSIYLFSGLLGGLVSLYIHPASVGIGASGAIFGVFGALAGFFIAHRKHLGKHTKAFMKEFTVIIVINLVIGFSIPNVDVSAHVAGTVVGFIGGYLLSKDPKFIGIYSGLMVLLMLAIMAYLPTMYVQTFT; this is translated from the coding sequence ATGAAAGAATTTTTACGCTATAAGGTTACCTATAGCATTATTGCCATTAACAGTGTTGTTTATCTTTTTTCTGCGTTCTTTAGCGGTAGTATTACCGATATGGACATGCAGGTCTTGGTCGATATGGGTGCGCTCTATGGCCCGTTGACCGTGCTTAAAGGAGAATGGTGGCGCCTTTTTACCGCGATGTTCCTGCATGGCGGCATGACACATATTCTGATGAATATGGTCTCACTTTACATCATAGGACGGGGTATGGAGATGTACTTCGATACGAAATCCTACCTGAGTATCTATCTTTTTTCCGGGCTTCTTGGTGGGCTGGTATCTCTTTATATCCATCCTGCGAGTGTGGGGATCGGGGCATCGGGTGCTATTTTCGGTGTGTTCGGTGCGCTGGCCGGTTTTTTCATCGCACATAGAAAACATCTCGGGAAACATACAAAAGCATTTATGAAAGAGTTCACTGTGATCATCGTGATTAATCTGGTGATAGGCTTTTCCATTCCGAACGTGGATGTAAGTGCTCACGTAGCTGGTACGGTCGTAGGGTTCATAGGCGGCTATCTGCTCTCCAAAGATCCGAAGTTCATTGGGATATACAGCGGGTTGATGGTTTTGCTCATGCTTGCGATCATGGCGTACCTGCCGACAATGTATGTACAGACATTTACTTAA
- a CDS encoding PP0621 family protein codes for MILKLIIFAIAGIFIYKLLGGKLPTVPKPKSKEQKKLDEDTLVECSKCDTYVTMKECIMIHGKYYCDECAKEEMK; via the coding sequence ATGATATTGAAACTGATCATTTTTGCGATCGCCGGTATATTTATCTATAAACTTTTGGGCGGAAAACTGCCGACAGTACCAAAGCCGAAGAGTAAGGAACAGAAAAAACTCGATGAGGATACACTGGTGGAGTGCAGCAAATGCGATACCTATGTGACAATGAAGGAGTGCATTATGATACATGGCAAATATTATTGCGATGAGTGTGCAAAGGAGGAAATGAAATGA
- the rsmG gene encoding 16S rRNA (guanine(527)-N(7))-methyltransferase RsmG: MELLQYLNAEGIVLDDGIIGKLEGFAVLLHEWNQVHNLTGARSVVAIYDNIVDSLYPLTFIRIPKTLLDVGTGAGFPGLVLAIALPETEVVLAEPLKKRVSFLKYAAIDLGLKNVTVEAKRVENVVYEAFDMISSRAVTNTKLLLDLTSRISDEHTEYLFYKGSRVFDEIAQVEGQMSYDIIQKNQRNYLYIKNET, from the coding sequence GTGGAGCTGTTGCAGTATCTGAATGCCGAAGGTATCGTTCTGGATGATGGCATCATCGGTAAACTTGAAGGCTTTGCCGTACTGCTGCATGAATGGAACCAGGTGCATAATCTTACCGGCGCGAGATCGGTAGTGGCGATCTACGACAACATTGTCGATTCGCTTTACCCTCTGACTTTCATCAGAATACCCAAAACACTGCTGGATGTTGGGACGGGCGCGGGTTTTCCCGGACTGGTGCTTGCCATTGCACTGCCGGAAACCGAAGTGGTGTTGGCGGAACCGTTGAAAAAACGCGTCTCTTTTTTGAAGTATGCTGCCATCGATTTGGGGTTGAAGAATGTGACGGTGGAGGCCAAACGGGTCGAGAACGTAGTATATGAAGCCTTCGACATGATCAGCTCGAGGGCAGTGACCAATACAAAGCTTCTGCTTGACCTTACGTCTCGCATCAGTGATGAACATACAGAATATCTTTTTTACAAAGGAAGCCGTGTGTTTGACGAAATAGCGCAGGTGGAAGGTCAAATGAGTTATGATATAATACAAAAAAACCAGAGAAACTATCTCTATATAAAGAATGAAACATGA
- a CDS encoding PqqD family protein, with protein sequence MDLNKKVKFADMVFAQEVDGEMVLLDMNSENYFGLDAVGTDIWVAMQQKKNLQEVLESLLEQYDVEEEVIKQDLEAFVHKLVESGLVEVVA encoded by the coding sequence ATGGATCTAAATAAAAAAGTAAAATTTGCAGATATGGTGTTTGCCCAGGAAGTGGACGGAGAAATGGTACTGCTCGATATGAACTCAGAAAACTACTTTGGTCTGGATGCCGTGGGCACGGACATATGGGTGGCAATGCAGCAGAAAAAGAACCTTCAGGAAGTACTCGAGTCACTGCTGGAGCAGTATGATGTGGAAGAAGAGGTCATTAAACAAGACCTTGAAGCCTTTGTGCACAAGCTGGTGGAGAGCGGACTGGTAGAGGTGGTAGCGTAG
- a CDS encoding lasso peptide biosynthesis B2 protein, translating to MIRKFKKFTQLPSEEKKLFIEACVTLGKIRAAILTVSFKRLTCSLEHKTTVEKLTPLSEEEVHTARLVGQAIVRASAYTPWESACLTQSLTAQKMLQKRGISGVFYLGVAKDEENEAKMKAHAWAQCGDAIVTGGRGHEAFTVLSVFGW from the coding sequence ATGATCCGAAAATTTAAAAAATTCACGCAGTTGCCGTCAGAAGAGAAAAAGCTTTTTATCGAAGCCTGTGTGACACTGGGGAAGATACGAGCGGCGATCCTGACTGTCTCGTTTAAACGGTTGACCTGTTCTTTGGAACATAAAACAACAGTGGAAAAGCTTACACCCTTAAGTGAAGAGGAAGTGCATACGGCCCGTCTGGTAGGCCAAGCTATCGTCAGGGCTTCAGCCTACACCCCCTGGGAAAGTGCCTGCCTGACACAGTCACTCACGGCCCAGAAAATGCTGCAAAAACGTGGGATATCCGGAGTGTTCTACCTTGGGGTAGCCAAAGACGAAGAGAATGAAGCTAAAATGAAAGCCCATGCTTGGGCACAGTGCGGAGATGCCATTGTTACCGGAGGAAGAGGACATGAAGCGTTTACCGTGTTGTCGGTGTTTGGGTGGTGA
- a CDS encoding nucleotidyltransferase domain-containing protein, whose protein sequence is MKRINNKDRKQIRLTQKEVDNFKASVLSMDPNAKLYLFGSRTDMVKKGGDIDILIISKNITRKDLSKIRWHFFEMFGEQKMDIIVDSGTMQTAFLQMIFPQAVEL, encoded by the coding sequence ATGAAAAGAATAAATAATAAAGATCGCAAGCAGATTCGTTTGACACAAAAAGAGGTGGATAATTTTAAAGCCTCTGTATTGTCTATGGACCCAAATGCAAAGCTATATCTTTTTGGTTCGAGAACGGATATGGTGAAAAAGGGTGGCGACATTGATATTCTCATTATTTCTAAAAATATTACCCGTAAAGATCTTAGCAAGATACGCTGGCATTTTTTTGAAATGTTTGGAGAACAGAAAATGGATATTATTGTAGATAGTGGTACAATGCAAACAGCTTTTTTACAAATGATCTTTCCTCAGGCGGTAGAGCTATGA
- a CDS encoding ABC transporter ATP-binding protein, which yields MTGPYSFKTLYRQIKTQKGDFWRTNVYGILATLLLLPIPMLIPLLIDEVLLEHPGKMTETISALFGTHETWVYIAVILATVLLLRFSAFFFNNKKTFFATRITQKISYLLRHRILHHLERVSLSEYEALKSGGIASKTVQDVEKVSGFAGQMVTTVLSASLMLAGIAAVMLWMNWVLALLVFLLNPLFLGFSRLLGRKTGELLRRQHEAYELYHELLNETLELFIQVRTSNQERSFFDLLQNRAKKIKKASLDYGYKAAVAHSSSTLLTNTVVDIFRALGIAAVAYSDLSIGMMIAFLFYLAILVQPVQQLMGLMISYRSSKPVLERINTLLALSQEPYYPHEVDPFEGRETTSVALKNISFSYGNGRQVLYDVSMKVEAGQKIAIIGPSSSGKTTIAQIMVGLYPSHKGEILYDNVPIEQIGLPVVRENVALMLQQALFFNDTIRMNLTLSSEKSDEEIYEALRAAQLETFVRHLEDCLETRIGKNGIRLSGGQRQRLAIARLILSDPKIVIFDEATSALDNATEFHLYETLAPFLEGRTTIIIAHRTTTIRQAEHIYLIEEGKVKFEGSYRSLQDKGLIKEDFDLR from the coding sequence ATGACAGGCCCATACAGTTTCAAAACACTCTATCGCCAGATCAAAACGCAAAAGGGTGACTTCTGGCGTACCAATGTGTACGGCATTCTGGCGACATTGCTTTTACTGCCTATCCCCATGCTCATCCCGCTCCTCATCGATGAAGTGTTGCTGGAGCACCCGGGTAAAATGACGGAGACGATCTCCGCGCTCTTTGGTACGCATGAAACATGGGTTTACATAGCTGTTATACTTGCAACGGTGCTGCTCCTGCGGTTTTCTGCTTTTTTCTTCAACAACAAAAAAACCTTTTTTGCTACCAGGATCACCCAAAAGATAAGTTATCTGCTGAGACACCGCATTTTGCACCATTTGGAACGTGTCTCGCTTTCCGAGTACGAAGCGCTCAAGTCGGGAGGCATCGCTTCCAAAACGGTACAGGATGTGGAGAAGGTCAGTGGCTTTGCAGGACAGATGGTGACGACGGTTCTGAGTGCTTCACTCATGCTGGCAGGCATTGCTGCAGTGATGCTCTGGATGAACTGGGTGCTGGCGCTGCTGGTCTTCCTGCTCAACCCTCTTTTCCTGGGGTTTTCAAGACTGCTCGGGCGTAAAACGGGAGAACTGTTGCGCCGTCAGCATGAAGCGTATGAGCTCTACCATGAGCTGCTCAACGAGACTCTTGAACTTTTCATTCAGGTGCGTACGAGTAATCAGGAGCGAAGTTTTTTTGACCTGCTGCAAAATCGCGCGAAAAAGATAAAAAAAGCATCGCTTGACTATGGGTACAAGGCAGCAGTTGCACACAGTTCGTCCACACTTTTGACCAATACTGTAGTGGACATTTTCCGAGCATTAGGCATCGCCGCCGTAGCCTATTCGGACTTGAGCATTGGAATGATGATCGCTTTCCTTTTTTACCTCGCTATACTGGTGCAGCCGGTACAGCAGCTGATGGGACTGATGATCTCCTACCGGAGTAGCAAACCGGTGCTTGAGCGTATCAATACCCTGCTTGCCCTCTCGCAGGAACCTTACTATCCGCATGAGGTGGATCCTTTTGAGGGCAGGGAAACGACATCCGTTGCGTTGAAGAACATCAGTTTTTCCTACGGGAACGGCAGGCAGGTACTGTACGATGTTTCGATGAAAGTGGAAGCGGGGCAGAAGATTGCAATCATAGGTCCCAGCAGCAGCGGAAAAACGACTATTGCGCAGATCATGGTGGGGCTCTACCCTTCGCACAAAGGTGAGATACTTTACGACAATGTCCCCATAGAGCAGATAGGCCTACCTGTAGTGCGTGAAAATGTGGCGCTGATGCTGCAGCAGGCACTCTTTTTCAACGATACCATTCGGATGAACCTTACGCTTTCGAGTGAAAAGAGCGATGAAGAAATTTATGAGGCACTCAGGGCGGCACAGCTCGAAACATTTGTACGTCATCTCGAAGACTGCCTGGAGACACGTATAGGCAAGAATGGTATCCGTCTCTCCGGCGGGCAGCGTCAGCGACTTGCAATTGCCAGACTTATACTTTCCGACCCGAAGATCGTCATTTTTGATGAAGCAACCTCCGCACTGGACAATGCGACCGAGTTCCATCTTTACGAAACACTGGCACCGTTTCTTGAGGGCAGAACGACCATCATTATTGCCCACAGGACAACGACCATCAGGCAGGCGGAGCATATTTACCTGATTGAAGAAGGCAAGGTGAAGTTTGAAGGGTCCTATAGATCGCTTCAAGACAAAGGTTTGATCAAAGAGGATTTTGATCTAAGATAG